A DNA window from Camelina sativa cultivar DH55 chromosome 17, Cs, whole genome shotgun sequence contains the following coding sequences:
- the LOC104757488 gene encoding uncharacterized protein LOC104757488: MSNLARLEILALDVSGKNYMTWASDARMHLRSDGLLSTIDPSKTTSDEDKAKAMVFLRHHLHDNLKNEYITKEDPVDLWQSLKDRFDHQKYVILPKARHEWLNLRFLDYKSVGEFNSAMFGITSRMALCGEEVSDYDMIEKTLSTFHPGNVILQEQYRTKGYTRFSELMHVLLVAEQNNQLVMLNHQTRPTGSAPLPEVNVASSSYNWQGQGRGRGQGRGRGRGRGGGRGRGRGRGHYSNSFNAGKANNDLHVNDASRIIKKKDESICYRCGMKGHWYQTCRIPKHLADLYQAS, translated from the coding sequence ATGTCAAATCTCGCCAGACTCGAAATCCTTGCCCTTGATGTAtctggaaaaaattatatgacatgggCATCGGATGCACGAATGCATCTGAGATCGGATGGGCTTTTAAGCACCATCGATCCGTCGAAAACGACGTCAGATGAGGATAAGGCCAAAGCCATGGTGTTTTTACGCCACCACCTCCACGATAATCTGAAAAATGAGTACATCACGAAAGAAGATCCTGTAGATCTTTGGCAATCACTCAAAGATAGGTTTGATCACCAGAAATATGTGATCTTACCAAAGGCTAGACATGAGTGGTTAAATCTCCGGTTCttggattacaaaagtgttgGTGAATTTAATTCCGCTATGTTCGGAATCACCTCCAGGATGGCTTTGTGTGGCGAAGAAGTGAgcgattatgatatgatcgaaAAAACGCTCTCAACTTTTCATCCTGGAAATGTAATCCTGCAAGAACAATACCGGACCAAAGGATACACTCGATTTTCTGAGTTAATGCACGTTCTTCttgttgctgaacaaaataatcaacTCGTGATGCTGAATCATCAAACTCGCCCAACTGGATCAGCTCCACTTCCAGAAGTGAATGTTGCTTCATCCAGTTATAATTGGCAAGGACAAGGACGCGGACGCGGTCAAGGCCGTGgccgtggtcgtgggcgtggagGAGGTCGTGGCCGAGGTAGAGGAAGAGGTCACTATTCTAATAGCTTCAACGCTGGCAAAGCCAACAACGATCTTCATGTAAATGATGCCAGCCgcattataaagaaaaaagatgagagTATTTGTTACAGATGCGGCATGAAAGGTCATTGGTACCAAACTTGTCGTATACCAAAGCATTTGGCCGATCTATATCAAGCGtcttaa